In one window of Nesterenkonia sandarakina DNA:
- a CDS encoding response regulator transcription factor, which produces MLRLVVADDHPIMRAALRAYVDSAPDMECIGEAANGLEVVEVVRETRPDVVIMDLKMPEMGGVEATAAVMAIAPETSVLAVTTFSSEGHALQALNAGAKGYIVKDATADEVLEAVRQVHGSSVPISPDVARRLEFNAVNEAEEFSAALAGSDYLPRIPPRESEVLNLLARGYSNREIATRMVLTEGAIKAHLGRLCTRFGVRDRVQLLIRATQLGFIEPELEDERDAEQSG; this is translated from the coding sequence ATGCTCCGTCTCGTCGTAGCTGACGACCACCCGATCATGCGCGCTGCGCTGCGCGCCTATGTGGACTCCGCCCCAGATATGGAATGTATTGGAGAGGCGGCCAACGGGCTCGAGGTCGTAGAAGTCGTTCGCGAGACGAGGCCCGACGTCGTCATCATGGATCTGAAGATGCCCGAGATGGGTGGGGTCGAGGCGACTGCCGCGGTCATGGCGATCGCTCCGGAGACCTCGGTGCTGGCCGTGACCACGTTCAGTTCGGAGGGGCACGCGCTGCAGGCCCTGAACGCCGGAGCCAAGGGCTATATCGTCAAAGACGCCACCGCGGATGAGGTGTTGGAGGCGGTCAGGCAGGTGCACGGCAGCTCGGTGCCGATCTCTCCGGACGTGGCGCGAAGGCTTGAGTTCAACGCCGTCAACGAGGCCGAGGAATTCTCTGCGGCGCTCGCTGGATCGGACTATCTGCCGCGGATCCCACCCCGGGAATCAGAGGTGTTGAATCTTCTGGCGCGGGGATACAGCAACCGCGAGATTGCGACGCGGATGGTGCTCACCGAAGGTGCGATCAAGGCGCACCTGGGCCGCCTATGCACTCGTTTCGGCGTGCGAGACCGGGTGCAGCTGCTGATCCGGGCGACTCAGCTGGGTTTCATCGAACCAGAGCTCGAAGACGAGCGCGACGCGGAACAGTCTGGCTGA
- a CDS encoding histidine kinase, whose product MTFSSDVTPSRRVLTILTLGTLGGISADITLALIFDPDYLSVTLQYGYLIWVLAVALFWLHPAAGALAALAGAALGLVTGSPFETLILVTLFSGLSALYCAPWARRIYLALALCLAVNVGLAESDPILAAGFGLTTGALMTLSYTVGRATRKQMSSRLSAERDLVQLQATHEEALAGERRSIARDLHDILAHDLTVISMQTQVAAATGTPESRAAALKQISTSASAALHDLRRVLLVLQRENIIEAGPGDAPELDLESGLRRFTDRLQDLGFKVETSVHGDLGRLSQSVGACLYRILQECTTNVVKHGSKGNESNDCTIEVEVKADTVNLAVTNRTEDNHVSALRHPSSGTGLISMEDRAATFGGTVDAGAPAHGIWSVQVTGIQMRLLR is encoded by the coding sequence GTGACTTTTTCGAGTGATGTGACCCCTAGCCGTCGAGTCCTGACGATCCTCACGCTGGGCACCCTCGGCGGAATATCGGCCGACATCACGCTGGCACTGATCTTCGATCCGGATTACCTCAGCGTGACACTGCAGTACGGTTACCTGATCTGGGTTCTCGCCGTTGCCCTCTTCTGGCTGCACCCCGCGGCTGGGGCACTCGCAGCACTCGCTGGGGCGGCCTTGGGACTGGTCACAGGTTCCCCATTCGAAACTCTCATCCTGGTCACCCTGTTCAGCGGGCTGTCTGCGCTGTACTGCGCTCCGTGGGCACGGCGTATTTATCTGGCGCTGGCATTATGCCTTGCCGTCAACGTCGGCCTCGCGGAGAGTGACCCCATCCTCGCCGCCGGATTCGGCCTGACAACGGGAGCCTTGATGACTCTCTCCTACACCGTGGGCCGAGCCACTCGAAAGCAGATGTCATCCCGCCTGTCGGCCGAACGCGACCTTGTACAACTTCAGGCGACCCACGAGGAGGCTCTCGCAGGAGAGCGTCGCTCGATCGCCAGGGACCTCCATGACATCTTGGCCCACGACCTGACCGTGATCTCCATGCAGACCCAGGTGGCCGCTGCCACCGGCACCCCCGAATCTCGCGCAGCCGCCTTGAAGCAGATCTCCACCTCTGCCAGCGCGGCCCTGCACGATCTGCGACGCGTACTCCTGGTGCTCCAGCGGGAGAACATCATCGAGGCCGGACCGGGCGACGCGCCCGAGCTGGACCTGGAGTCCGGCCTTCGGAGGTTCACCGACCGACTCCAGGACCTCGGCTTCAAGGTGGAGACTTCGGTGCACGGCGACCTCGGGCGGCTCTCGCAGTCCGTGGGGGCATGCCTCTACAGGATCCTCCAGGAGTGCACCACAAATGTGGTGAAGCACGGCTCGAAGGGAAACGAGAGCAACGACTGCACCATCGAGGTCGAGGTGAAGGCAGATACCGTGAACCTCGCCGTGACCAACCGCACCGAGGACAATCACGTCTCTGCCCTGCGACACCCCTCCTCGGGAACCGGGCTGATCAGCATGGAGGATCGCGCGGCAACCTTCGGGGGAACCGTGGACGCCGGAGCGCCGGCTCATGGGATCTGGAGCGTGCAGGTCACCGGCATCCAGATGCGCCTGCTGCGCTGA
- a CDS encoding acyl-CoA dehydrogenase family protein → MTHHAPDASVDPVYDVSTAQDLDYYGVFDDLPEADRLWWARAREFTSGLETRMAQHWEHAEYPVDLVRKAGGLGLLTDGVDVSAASMETLSPMAAGLVNMETSRADGSLGTALAVQGGLALRTLAYFGSADQKAEHLTKLATAETLGSFALTEPAHGSDSVSLSTTARLVGDEDSGYYVLNGAKKWIGNGASGGLTFTWARVAGGVHDGNVRCFLVDQDTRGYRAEVIQGKASLRAIHQALIQYEDVEVPAHAVLPGSKTFKDASKVLFATRLGVAWSAVGHASALVEAALSYSKQREQFSRPLASFQLVQERLTWMVSELTSMQLHVRQVTERDMAGTLTGPQASLAKYHNTRKARAIAQVARDMLGGNGILLKNKVPRHMADIEAIHTYEGTESVQSLIIGRDLTGYSAFA, encoded by the coding sequence ATGACACACCATGCTCCCGATGCCTCCGTTGACCCGGTCTATGACGTCTCCACCGCGCAGGACCTTGACTACTACGGGGTGTTTGATGACCTCCCCGAGGCTGACCGGCTGTGGTGGGCGCGCGCGAGAGAGTTCACCTCCGGGCTGGAGACGCGGATGGCCCAGCACTGGGAGCACGCCGAATACCCGGTGGACCTGGTCCGCAAGGCCGGTGGCCTGGGCCTGCTGACCGACGGTGTAGACGTCTCGGCGGCCTCGATGGAGACGCTCTCCCCCATGGCCGCCGGTCTGGTCAACATGGAGACCTCTCGCGCCGATGGCTCGCTGGGCACAGCCCTGGCGGTGCAGGGCGGACTCGCGCTGCGTACGCTCGCCTATTTCGGCTCGGCCGACCAGAAGGCTGAGCATCTGACCAAGCTGGCCACCGCGGAGACCCTGGGCTCCTTCGCCCTGACCGAGCCGGCGCACGGGTCCGATTCGGTGTCCCTGTCCACCACGGCTCGTCTGGTCGGTGACGAGGACTCCGGGTACTACGTGCTCAACGGCGCGAAGAAGTGGATCGGCAACGGGGCTTCCGGCGGCCTGACCTTCACCTGGGCTCGAGTGGCCGGTGGCGTCCATGACGGCAACGTGCGGTGTTTCCTGGTGGATCAGGACACGCGTGGGTACCGGGCCGAGGTGATCCAGGGCAAGGCCTCGCTGCGGGCCATCCACCAGGCATTGATCCAGTACGAGGACGTGGAGGTTCCAGCACACGCGGTGCTGCCCGGGTCCAAGACCTTCAAGGATGCCTCCAAGGTGCTCTTCGCCACCCGACTCGGCGTGGCCTGGTCCGCCGTCGGACATGCCTCAGCCCTGGTGGAGGCGGCGCTGAGCTACTCGAAGCAGCGCGAGCAGTTCAGCCGGCCGTTGGCCAGCTTCCAGCTCGTCCAGGAGCGGCTGACCTGGATGGTCTCAGAGCTGACCTCGATGCAGCTGCACGTGCGCCAGGTGACCGAACGCGATATGGCCGGGACCCTGACCGGACCGCAGGCCTCGCTGGCGAAGTACCACAACACCCGAAAGGCCCGGGCGATCGCGCAGGTCGCACGCGACATGCTCGGCGGCAACGGGATCCTGCTCAAGAACAAGGTTCCGCGTCACATGGCAGACATCGAGGCCATCCACACCTATGAGGGCACCGAATCTGTGCAGAGCCTGATCATCGGGCGGGATCTGACCGGCTATTCAGCCTTCGCCTGA
- a CDS encoding L-serine ammonia-lyase — protein MTISIFDLLRVGIGPSSSHTVGPMRAARRFVTEQLSSPEALARTETVQVDLYGSLAATGRGHGTFTAVLLGLEGWDPETILPEQVDTRLAVMEASGTVQLGAQHHETGKEIPLRVEDFIQRPLTVMDRHTNAMTLTARDAAGEQVAKEIYYSIGGGFVLSESDAVGSDASLGEALATPEAELPYPFTTSAQLMEHCARSGLPVSRVMLANERALHRARHGGGEAEAEQAITEQVLHLWQVMEDCKNSALEREGHLPGGLKVRRRAPDWHARMWKDDPGRTHAYWQEWVNLVALAVNEENASGGRVVTAPTNGAAGIIPAVGFYATHYGPGASYAGEEDREDIAVRFLLTAAAVGVLYKEQASISGAEVGCQGEVGSASSMAAAGLCEVLGGSPMQVENAAEIAMEHNLGLTCDPIAGLVQVPCIERNAMAATKAVNAARMALMGDGEHRVSLDEVIVTMRETGKDMSSKYKETALGGLAVNVVEC, from the coding sequence ATGACGATCAGCATCTTCGACCTGCTCCGGGTCGGCATCGGCCCCTCCTCCTCCCACACAGTGGGTCCGATGCGGGCCGCCCGGCGCTTCGTGACCGAGCAGCTCTCCAGCCCTGAGGCCCTGGCCAGGACCGAGACGGTGCAGGTGGACCTCTACGGCTCGCTCGCCGCCACCGGACGCGGGCACGGGACCTTCACCGCGGTGCTGCTCGGACTTGAGGGCTGGGACCCGGAGACCATCCTGCCCGAACAGGTGGACACCCGGCTGGCAGTCATGGAGGCCTCGGGCACGGTCCAGCTGGGCGCCCAGCACCACGAGACCGGCAAGGAGATCCCGCTGCGGGTGGAGGACTTCATCCAACGCCCGCTCACCGTCATGGACCGGCACACCAACGCCATGACGCTGACCGCCCGCGACGCCGCGGGGGAGCAGGTCGCGAAGGAGATCTACTACTCCATCGGCGGTGGCTTCGTGCTCTCGGAGTCCGATGCGGTGGGCTCCGACGCTTCACTGGGGGAGGCGCTGGCCACCCCGGAGGCAGAGCTGCCGTACCCGTTCACCACCTCCGCGCAGCTGATGGAGCATTGCGCCCGCTCCGGGCTGCCGGTCTCCCGGGTGATGCTGGCCAATGAGCGCGCGCTGCACCGGGCTCGCCACGGCGGCGGCGAGGCGGAGGCCGAGCAGGCGATCACCGAGCAGGTGCTGCACCTCTGGCAGGTCATGGAGGACTGCAAGAACTCTGCCCTGGAGCGGGAGGGACACCTGCCCGGCGGGCTGAAGGTGCGCCGTCGGGCTCCGGACTGGCACGCCCGAATGTGGAAGGACGACCCGGGGCGCACCCACGCCTACTGGCAGGAGTGGGTGAACCTGGTGGCGCTGGCGGTCAATGAGGAGAACGCCTCGGGCGGACGGGTGGTCACCGCCCCCACCAACGGGGCCGCGGGGATCATTCCCGCCGTCGGCTTCTACGCCACCCATTACGGGCCCGGTGCCAGCTACGCGGGAGAGGAGGACCGGGAGGACATTGCCGTGCGGTTCCTGCTCACCGCGGCCGCCGTCGGGGTGCTCTATAAGGAGCAGGCCTCCATATCCGGCGCCGAGGTCGGCTGTCAGGGAGAGGTCGGCTCCGCGTCCTCGATGGCCGCTGCCGGACTCTGTGAGGTGCTCGGCGGCTCACCGATGCAGGTGGAGAACGCCGCGGAGATCGCCATGGAGCACAACCTCGGGCTCACCTGCGATCCGATCGCCGGACTGGTCCAGGTTCCCTGCATCGAGCGCAACGCCATGGCCGCGACCAAGGCGGTCAATGCCGCGCGGATGGCGCTGATGGGCGACGGCGAGCACCGGGTCTCCCTGGATGAGGTCATCGTGACCATGCGCGAGACCGGCAAGGACATGTCCTCGAAGTATAAGGAGACGGCCCTGGGCGGCCTCGCGGTCAACGTCGTCGAGTGCTGA
- the gcvT gene encoding glycine cleavage system aminomethyltransferase GcvT — protein MRETALSAAHAELGASFTDFGGWKMPLKYSSELEEHHAVRTTAGLFDLSHMGEIRIIGPDAATFLNTALVGNLAAVKIGKAKYTLICQEDGGILDDLIAYRIDENEYLLVPNAANREVVAAALSERAAAGPAGAAADGAAPEGTGFEVEVWDESEGISLIAVQGPAAQKIISSVVRANETFLVEELGYYAFTTVSIGGDEILLARTGYTGEDGFELFLPNDKAHALWLALLEAGSDDGLVPCGLACRDSLRLEAGMPLYGNELSTERVSFEAGLPVVSFSKEENFGGRAALEAAKAEGRGKTTGQRLVGLKGLGKRAGRGGYPVLAVEGEDAGATVGAVTSGLPSPTLGYPIAMAYVDIAHTEPGTRLDVDLRGKPQPFEVIPLPFYRRER, from the coding sequence ATGAGAGAGACCGCGCTGAGCGCCGCCCACGCCGAACTGGGCGCCAGCTTCACCGACTTCGGCGGCTGGAAGATGCCGCTGAAGTACAGCTCCGAACTCGAGGAGCACCACGCGGTGCGCACCACTGCCGGGCTCTTCGACCTCTCGCATATGGGCGAGATCCGGATCATCGGCCCCGACGCCGCGACCTTCCTGAACACCGCGCTGGTGGGCAACCTCGCCGCGGTTAAGATCGGCAAGGCCAAGTACACGCTGATCTGCCAGGAGGACGGCGGGATCCTCGATGACCTGATCGCCTACCGGATCGATGAGAACGAGTACCTGCTGGTCCCCAATGCGGCGAACCGCGAGGTGGTCGCCGCGGCACTGAGCGAACGTGCCGCTGCCGGCCCGGCCGGCGCCGCAGCCGACGGTGCCGCACCAGAAGGGACCGGGTTCGAGGTCGAGGTCTGGGACGAGTCCGAGGGGATCAGCCTGATCGCGGTCCAGGGACCGGCCGCGCAGAAGATCATCAGCTCCGTGGTGCGCGCCAATGAGACCTTCCTGGTCGAGGAGCTCGGCTACTACGCGTTCACCACCGTGAGCATCGGCGGCGACGAGATCCTGCTCGCCCGCACCGGGTACACCGGTGAGGACGGGTTCGAGCTGTTCCTGCCCAATGACAAGGCGCACGCGCTCTGGCTGGCGCTGCTGGAAGCCGGGTCCGATGACGGCCTGGTGCCCTGCGGTCTGGCCTGCCGGGACTCGCTGCGCCTGGAGGCCGGGATGCCGCTCTACGGCAACGAGCTCTCCACCGAACGGGTCAGCTTCGAAGCCGGCCTGCCGGTGGTCTCCTTCAGCAAGGAGGAGAACTTCGGAGGGCGCGCCGCGCTGGAGGCGGCGAAGGCCGAGGGTCGGGGCAAGACCACAGGCCAGCGGCTCGTCGGACTCAAGGGACTGGGCAAACGGGCCGGGCGCGGCGGCTACCCGGTGCTCGCGGTCGAGGGGGAAGACGCCGGGGCGACCGTGGGAGCGGTGACCTCCGGGCTGCCCAGCCCGACCCTGGGCTACCCGATCGCGATGGCCTATGTGGACATCGCCCACACCGAGCCGGGCACCCGGCTCGACGTGGACCTGCGCGGGAAGCCACAGCCCTTTGAAGTGATCCCGCTGCCCTTCTACCGCCGCGAACGCTGA
- the gcvP gene encoding aminomethyl-transferring glycine dehydrogenase, with protein sequence MTVTSAIRSSTLAPDATEFSARHIGPTSETAGTMLAALGYDSLTDLVDAAVPEAIRQPAPLNLPEALTEAETLQALRGYAEKNQPRTQMIGQGFYDTHTPQVILRNVLQNPAWYTAYTPYQPEISQGRLEALLNFQTMVADLTGLDIANASLLDEASAVAEAILLMRRGNKKRATAKIVLDADIFPQTRAVVTGRAEALGIELQTVDIAAHGLPEGEICGLVLQQPADSGAVVDHRAVIAEAKERGAMVTIAADLLALTLITSPGEQGADIAVGSSQRFGVPLFFGGPHAAFMAVKSGLQRQLPGRLVGVSKDAEGRPAYRLALQTREQHIRREKATSNICTAQALLAVAASMYAVYHGPEGLTRIAKRVHGHARTLATALRGAGHELVAESFFDTVQVRLDSHDRAEDVIAAAEAAGVNLRRVSEDVAGISVDETTTPAQLTSVARAFGVEDPLLGADSSGGAAQTETSSQGDGFAFPESLTRTSEFMTHPIFHEIRSETQMMRYLRRLSDRDLALDRTMIPLGSCTMKLNAATEMEAISWPEFAGIHPYAPAAQTTGWREMIADLESRLAEVTGYAAVSIQPNAGSQGEYAGLLAIRQYHLAQGDAARDICLIPASAHGTNASSAVLAGLQVVVVATAEDGTIDMADLEAKIAAHPDRIAAIMLTYPSTHGVYEAEVREVCSTVHATGGQVYIDGANLNALVGLAQPGEFGGDVSHLNLHKTFCIPHGGGGPGVGPVAVAEHLKPFLPSTSVGASWATGEHEGEGRDGAPVTSTPFGSAGVLPISWAYLAMMGSEGLTSATAHALLSANYIAEQLKQHFPILYTGENGLIAHECILDLRELTKASGITAEDVCKRLIDYGFHAPTLAFPVNGTLMVEPTESEDLAEIDRFIAAMIGVRAEIQEIIEEKISAADSPLRLAPHPAAVVAGDAWDRAYPREQAAFPVANLRQDKYFPPVSRIDGAHGDRNLVCSCPPPEAFELEESTA encoded by the coding sequence ATGACCGTCACATCTGCAATTCGCAGCTCCACCCTCGCCCCGGATGCCACCGAGTTCTCCGCCCGGCACATCGGGCCCACCTCCGAGACCGCCGGCACCATGCTGGCCGCCCTCGGATATGACTCGCTGACCGATCTCGTCGACGCCGCAGTGCCCGAGGCGATCCGGCAGCCCGCCCCGTTGAACCTCCCCGAGGCCCTGACCGAGGCCGAGACGCTGCAGGCGCTGCGCGGCTATGCGGAGAAGAACCAGCCGCGCACCCAGATGATCGGGCAGGGCTTCTACGACACCCACACCCCGCAGGTCATCCTGCGCAATGTGCTGCAGAACCCGGCCTGGTACACCGCTTACACCCCGTACCAGCCCGAGATCTCCCAGGGCCGGCTGGAGGCGCTGCTGAACTTCCAGACCATGGTCGCGGACCTCACCGGTCTCGACATCGCCAACGCCTCGCTGCTCGACGAGGCCTCCGCCGTCGCCGAGGCGATCCTGCTGATGCGCCGTGGCAACAAGAAGCGGGCCACCGCGAAGATCGTGCTCGACGCCGACATCTTCCCGCAGACCCGCGCCGTGGTCACCGGACGGGCCGAGGCGCTGGGCATCGAGCTTCAGACCGTGGACATCGCCGCGCACGGTCTGCCCGAGGGTGAGATCTGCGGACTGGTGCTGCAGCAGCCGGCCGACTCCGGCGCCGTCGTCGACCACCGCGCGGTCATCGCCGAGGCCAAGGAGCGCGGGGCCATGGTGACCATCGCCGCAGACCTGCTGGCGCTGACCCTGATCACCTCACCGGGAGAACAGGGCGCCGACATTGCCGTGGGCAGCTCCCAGCGCTTCGGAGTCCCGCTGTTCTTCGGCGGCCCGCATGCGGCCTTCATGGCCGTGAAGTCCGGTCTGCAGCGTCAGCTTCCTGGCCGGCTCGTCGGAGTCTCCAAGGACGCCGAGGGCCGCCCGGCCTACCGGCTGGCCCTGCAGACCCGCGAGCAGCACATCCGCCGTGAGAAGGCCACCTCGAACATCTGCACCGCCCAGGCGCTGCTGGCCGTGGCCGCGTCCATGTACGCGGTCTACCACGGTCCCGAAGGGCTGACCCGGATCGCGAAGCGGGTGCACGGCCACGCGCGCACTCTGGCGACCGCGCTGCGCGGCGCAGGCCACGAGCTGGTTGCTGAGTCCTTCTTCGACACCGTTCAGGTTCGGCTGGACTCCCACGATCGTGCCGAGGACGTGATCGCCGCCGCTGAAGCCGCAGGGGTCAACCTGCGCCGGGTCAGCGAGGACGTCGCCGGGATCTCCGTGGACGAGACGACGACGCCGGCGCAGCTCACCTCAGTGGCCCGGGCCTTCGGCGTCGAGGATCCCCTTCTAGGTGCGGATTCCTCCGGAGGTGCCGCGCAGACAGAGACCTCATCACAGGGCGATGGCTTCGCGTTCCCGGAGTCCCTGACCCGCACCTCGGAGTTCATGACCCACCCGATCTTCCACGAGATCCGCTCCGAGACGCAGATGATGCGCTACCTGCGCCGGCTCTCGGACCGCGACCTCGCCCTGGACCGGACCATGATCCCGCTGGGCTCCTGCACCATGAAGCTCAACGCCGCCACCGAGATGGAGGCCATCTCCTGGCCTGAGTTCGCCGGGATCCACCCCTACGCCCCGGCCGCGCAGACCACCGGGTGGCGGGAGATGATCGCGGATCTGGAGTCTCGGCTCGCCGAGGTCACCGGCTACGCCGCGGTCTCCATTCAGCCCAACGCCGGCTCCCAGGGGGAGTACGCGGGGCTTCTGGCCATCCGCCAGTACCACCTGGCCCAGGGCGATGCCGCCCGGGACATCTGTCTGATCCCCGCCTCGGCGCACGGCACCAACGCCTCCTCGGCGGTGCTCGCGGGACTGCAGGTCGTCGTCGTCGCCACCGCGGAGGACGGCACGATCGATATGGCCGACCTGGAAGCCAAGATCGCAGCCCATCCGGACCGGATCGCCGCGATCATGCTGACCTACCCCTCCACCCACGGGGTGTACGAGGCCGAGGTGCGCGAGGTCTGCTCCACAGTCCACGCCACCGGCGGGCAGGTCTACATCGACGGCGCGAACCTCAACGCCCTGGTCGGCCTGGCGCAGCCGGGCGAGTTCGGCGGCGACGTCTCGCACCTGAACCTGCACAAGACCTTCTGCATCCCGCACGGCGGCGGCGGGCCCGGCGTCGGCCCGGTGGCCGTGGCCGAGCACCTGAAACCGTTCCTGCCCAGCACCTCCGTGGGTGCCTCCTGGGCCACCGGTGAGCACGAGGGTGAAGGTCGCGACGGGGCTCCAGTCACTTCCACCCCCTTCGGCTCCGCCGGAGTGCTGCCGATCTCCTGGGCGTACCTGGCGATGATGGGATCCGAGGGTCTGACCAGCGCCACCGCCCACGCGCTGCTGAGCGCGAACTACATCGCCGAGCAGCTGAAGCAGCACTTCCCGATCCTCTACACCGGGGAGAACGGGCTGATCGCCCACGAATGCATCCTGGACCTGCGTGAGCTCACCAAGGCCTCGGGGATCACCGCCGAGGACGTCTGCAAGCGGCTCATCGACTACGGCTTCCACGCCCCCACGCTGGCGTTCCCGGTGAACGGCACCCTGATGGTGGAGCCCACCGAGTCCGAGGACCTGGCGGAGATCGACCGGTTCATCGCCGCGATGATCGGGGTGCGCGCGGAGATCCAGGAGATCATCGAGGAGAAGATCAGCGCAGCAGACTCCCCGCTGCGCCTGGCTCCGCACCCGGCCGCCGTCGTCGCCGGTGACGCCTGGGACCGGGCGTATCCCCGTGAGCAGGCGGCCTTCCCGGTGGCCAACCTGCGCCAGGACAAGTACTTCCCGCCGGTGAGCCGGATCGACGGAGCCCACGGCGACCGCAACCTGGTCTGCTCCTGCCCCCCGCCGGAGGCCTTCGAACTCGAGGAGAGCACCGCATGA
- a CDS encoding FAD-dependent oxidoreductase, translated as MSSSFESRRPPTAARERDCVIAGGGPAGMVLGYLLARAGLEVTVVEKHRDFFRDFRGDTVHPSTLTLLGELGLRERFLALPVTRLSALDAVVEGQRMTLVDFGVLRGPDDFLVLAPQWDFLDFLAREARRMPGFDLQMGTQAVDLLDGEAAVRGLRVRSSGGEQEIRARLTVAADGRTSLLREAAGLEPAEFGVPIDVLWFSLPKPSDPPPATLAYVSSAGMVLTIDRGETYQSGLIVKKGVFPVIQQAGIAAFRTRLVQAAPVLAEVAGSLTDWEQIKLLTVQINRLPRWHRPGFIAIGDAAHAMSPMFGVGVNYAIQDAVALANVIIPQLRQGTVTERSLIAVQTRRQRPVKLMQAIQGRGHRVIARATVGHRVLSPGAVRLLRLGSPVLRRILAHLVGVGLLPEHVQHHPAEASERQPRQTPEAPGDRSAGAE; from the coding sequence ATGAGCAGCTCATTCGAGAGCCGGCGGCCCCCGACGGCGGCACGGGAGCGCGACTGCGTGATCGCCGGGGGAGGACCTGCCGGGATGGTGCTGGGCTACCTGCTGGCCCGCGCCGGACTTGAGGTGACCGTGGTCGAGAAGCACCGGGACTTCTTCCGTGACTTTCGCGGGGACACCGTGCATCCCTCCACGCTCACGCTGCTCGGCGAGCTTGGACTGCGCGAGCGGTTCCTGGCACTGCCGGTCACCCGGCTCTCCGCCCTGGACGCCGTCGTCGAGGGCCAGCGGATGACGCTGGTGGACTTCGGCGTGCTGCGCGGTCCCGATGACTTCCTGGTCCTGGCCCCGCAATGGGATTTCCTGGACTTCCTGGCCCGGGAGGCACGGCGCATGCCAGGCTTCGACCTGCAGATGGGCACACAAGCCGTGGATCTGCTGGACGGCGAGGCTGCCGTCCGCGGGCTGCGGGTCCGCTCATCCGGCGGTGAGCAGGAGATCCGCGCCCGGCTCACCGTGGCCGCAGACGGGCGCACCTCGCTGCTGCGAGAGGCTGCCGGGCTGGAACCCGCGGAGTTCGGGGTGCCCATCGACGTGCTCTGGTTCAGCCTCCCCAAGCCCTCCGACCCGCCGCCGGCCACCTTGGCCTACGTCTCCTCAGCGGGCATGGTGCTGACCATCGACCGGGGTGAGACCTACCAGTCCGGCCTGATCGTGAAGAAGGGCGTTTTTCCCGTCATCCAGCAGGCGGGCATCGCCGCGTTCCGCACCCGGCTGGTGCAGGCTGCCCCGGTGCTCGCCGAGGTCGCAGGCAGCCTCACCGACTGGGAGCAGATCAAGCTGCTCACCGTGCAGATCAACCGGCTCCCGCGCTGGCACCGGCCGGGCTTCATCGCGATCGGCGACGCCGCCCATGCGATGTCACCGATGTTCGGAGTAGGGGTGAACTACGCCATCCAGGACGCAGTCGCGCTGGCGAACGTGATCATCCCGCAGCTGCGGCAGGGAACGGTGACGGAGCGTTCGCTCATCGCGGTGCAGACCCGCCGGCAGCGGCCGGTGAAGCTGATGCAGGCCATCCAGGGCCGCGGGCACCGGGTGATCGCTCGCGCCACGGTGGGACACCGGGTGCTCTCCCCGGGCGCGGTGCGGCTGCTGCGGTTGGGCTCACCGGTGCTGCGCCGGATCCTGGCCCACCTGGTCGGGGTCGGTCTGCTCCCCGAGCACGTGCAGCACCATCCCGCTGAGGCCTCCGAGCGGCAGCCCAGGCAGACTCCGGAAGCCCCAGGCGACCGCAGCGCCGGTGCCGAATGA
- a CDS encoding M23 family metallopeptidase — protein MQNSPANRVPSHGTDLFGARYAIDFIAVDRQGRSAASRSWRSALTTKPPELFFGYGLGVLAPRAGTVRVAHDGEADHAARRSPLSLLRYALGQPARIRQGPAAIAGNHVILEEPQSGCFIAVVHLRQGSIRVRSGETVSAGQLIGECGNSGNSTQPHIHLQVMDGLQLHRVQGVPIVFREFRERLPAEVETTVRCGLPFNDSVVSPERTDRFPADETVAPDWPR, from the coding sequence GTGCAGAACAGCCCGGCGAACCGGGTGCCCAGTCACGGCACCGATCTCTTCGGGGCCCGGTACGCCATCGACTTCATCGCCGTGGACCGCCAGGGCCGGTCCGCCGCGTCCAGAAGCTGGCGCAGCGCTCTGACCACCAAGCCGCCGGAGCTGTTCTTCGGCTACGGCCTCGGCGTGCTGGCACCGCGCGCGGGGACCGTGCGGGTGGCCCATGACGGGGAAGCCGATCACGCGGCGCGCCGCTCGCCGCTGAGCCTGCTCCGCTACGCGCTGGGTCAGCCCGCTCGGATCCGGCAGGGACCTGCGGCCATCGCCGGTAATCATGTGATCCTCGAAGAGCCGCAGAGCGGGTGCTTCATCGCGGTGGTGCACCTGCGGCAAGGGTCGATCCGGGTCCGGTCCGGGGAGACGGTCAGTGCAGGGCAGCTGATAGGTGAGTGCGGGAACAGCGGAAACTCCACCCAGCCGCATATCCACCTCCAAGTCATGGATGGTCTTCAGCTTCACCGCGTCCAGGGCGTGCCCATCGTGTTCCGTGAGTTTCGCGAGCGGCTGCCTGCCGAAGTGGAGACCACGGTTCGCTGCGGCCTCCCGTTCAACGACTCCGTGGTCTCGCCGGAGCGGACCGACCGATTCCCCGCGGATGAGACCGTTGCCCCGGACTGGCCGAGATGA